CATGGATATACATCCCATGTGGATCTGAGATTTGATGAGATTGATCCGAAGCTATTTGATATACTGGTAATTTCAGGCGGAAAAGGGCCAGAAAAGATGCGTCTTGACATGAGTGCACTGGATATTATAAAGCATTTCTTTGATGAACAAAAAGTAGTTGCTGCAATCTGCCACGGACCACAGATGCTGATCTCTGCCCGCGTGATCAAGGATAGAAAAGCAACATCCTATATTGGAATAAAAGATGATATCATAGCTGCAGGAGCAGAGTATCTTGACCAGGAGGTTGTAGTTGACAACAATCTGATCACTTCAAGACATCCCGCAGATCTATATGCATTTGGAAGGGAGCTTGTTAAACTGATCCGAAAGCCAGGGATAATGTAACTTCACTTTACCTGCCAAATAACAGAGTAAAAATTATATTAGATACACCATTAATCTTATTTCCTGTATGAGTAGCAGGCCATAGATAATATGTTACAGTAATATATCACACCAGGTCAGCAATATAAATGCAAAAATATTAATCATTAAAGACTGAGATAATAAGTTAATGGTGTACGGGCAGATGACAGACAAAGATGATACTGGATCTGAATATGAGAAATTTATAAGCAGAGAGGCACTCATCTGCTTTGTGGTTATCAGGAGAAAAAACCGCATCTGTATTGAACCCCTGAAATATGACTGGCAGGGGATGAGCAGTGCAGGATCTGAACTTGAATTAAATTATGACGATGAAATACTTGCAGTTATACCTGCACCTGAGAAGAGTTATGAGATAAAGGGACTTGTAGAACATGATGACAGCATCAGTGACTGTCAGGTATGGGGTGAATGGGTTAGCTTGGGATATGAATTTAAAGGTGCAACATATCCTGACTGGAAAAAACTATTAACCAGTGAACGTACAAAAATAAAAAATTCAAAACATATGGATGAATAACTTATTAAAAATATGTTGTCGACTCCTCATTTAGCCTCATAAACTGTTTTTCTTTTTCCGCATCTGCTGCACATAAAATATTTTTCACGTACATTTGATGAAAACTCGGTGTGACCACCTTTTTTCTCCCATCTGTGAAGACCTATCAGACACAAAATTCTGGAAATACCCATGATTTATCCCTAAATGTATTATACAGAACGGATATATCTTTTTGCCGGTAAAAAAGATAAGTAAAGAGCAGAAAATGAAGAGACTGAATGATTATAAAAGTCTCTCCATATCCTCTTCAACTGTAGTGTTCTTGGTAATATTGAACTTATCTACCAGTACATCCAGAACAGCCGGGGAGACAAAAGCCGGCAATCTTGGACCAATTGTCATGTCCTTTACTCCAAGACTTAGCAGTGCAAGCAGCACTGCAACTGATTTCTGTTCATACCAGGCAATGTTGTATGAAATTGGTAGTTCATTGATATCATCCATTCCAAATGCCTCTGCCAGTTTCTGTGCAATTACCACCAGAGAATACGAATCATTGCACTGTCCTGCATCCAGTATTCTGGGAATGCCATCAATTTCACCCAGATCCAGCTTATTGTATCTGTATTTAGCACAGCCTGCAGTCAGTATAACGGCACTTTCAGGGAGCTGCTTTGCAAATTCAGTATAGTATTCCCTTTCTTTATGCCTTCCATCACAACCGGCCATTACAACAAATCTGCTGATCTTTCCGCTTTTTACAGCGTCTATAACCTTATCAGCCACACTCAGAACCGCATTATGTGCAAAACCTCCCATAATGTTTCCAGTTTCCAGCTCTACAGGAGGCTGACATTCCTTTGCCTGCTCAATCAGCGCTGAGAAATCCTTGGTCCCATCTTCCTTCACATCAATGTGGCGGGCACCATCATATCCAACAATACTGGTGGTATAAAGCCTGTCAAGGTAAGAGCCCTTTGGGGGAACAATACAATTTGTTGTCATCAGTATTGGACCATTGAACTTTTCAAACTCCTCTTTCTGCTTCCACCAGGAATTTCCATAATTACCTACAAAGTGATCATATTTTTTAAAGGACGGATATGCATTGGCAGGGATCATTTCACCATGGGTATAGATATCCACACCACTACCCTTGCTCTGCTCCAGAAGCTGCTCCATATCCTTAAGATCATGACCACTTATCAGAATACCAGGATTCTTACCGGTACCTATATTGATCTTTGTAGGTTCCTGATGACCATACGTACCCGTGTTTGCACTATCAAGAAGTGCGAGGGTTGTGACACTGGCTTTTCCGCACTCCATAACAACTGCAGTCAGATCTTCTGCTGTAAGGCTATCATCAAGTGTTGCCAGAAGCCCTTTCTCAAAGAAACGGAATATTTCATCATCTGTATATCCAAGCACTGCTGCATGGTGAGCATATGCAGCCATTCCCTTCATCCCATAGGTAAGAAGTTCACGCAGGGACCTTATATCCTCATCTTCTGTAGCAAGAACACCGACGTTTTCATCATTAGCAATCTCATCAGGTTTTACAGTTGCAGCTGAAGGAATGTCAGATCCCAGATCTACATTATTCTCATCAAGTTTCTGTCTGATCTGTTCGCGGATACTGAATCCTTCTTCAATTCTTTTTTCAAATGAACCTTCACTGAAATTGGTATTGGTAAGTGTTGCAAATAGTGAATCCAGTATAAACCTCTCAGCCATTCTATCATTTAGATCATGTTCTCTGGCTTTAGAGTTGTAAAATGCAATCCCTTTTAGGAGATATACCAACTGATCCTGTAAATTAGCTACATCTTCCTGTTTACCACACACTCCGACTTTTGTACATCCTGTTCCTTTAGCTGTTTCTTCGCACTGAAAACAAAACATTTTAATTCACCCTCTATAAAGTATATTTTTTATATTTACTATTATATGTATACCCTTTTATATAGATGATAGTGTCATATAAGATACTATGAAAGATTGTACCTTATATAAAACAATGGATATAATAGGCAAGAGATGG
Above is a genomic segment from Methanosalsum zhilinae DSM 4017 containing:
- a CDS encoding type 1 glutamine amidotransferase domain-containing protein, which encodes MKAIIFAADGFEDLELFYPQHRLKEEGIDVKIASMQKNRITGKHGYTSHVDLRFDEIDPKLFDILVISGGKGPEKMRLDMSALDIIKHFFDEQKVVAAICHGPQMLISARVIKDRKATSYIGIKDDIIAAGAEYLDQEVVVDNNLITSRHPADLYAFGRELVKLIRKPGIM
- the hcp gene encoding hydroxylamine reductase; translation: MFCFQCEETAKGTGCTKVGVCGKQEDVANLQDQLVYLLKGIAFYNSKAREHDLNDRMAERFILDSLFATLTNTNFSEGSFEKRIEEGFSIREQIRQKLDENNVDLGSDIPSAATVKPDEIANDENVGVLATEDEDIRSLRELLTYGMKGMAAYAHHAAVLGYTDDEIFRFFEKGLLATLDDSLTAEDLTAVVMECGKASVTTLALLDSANTGTYGHQEPTKINIGTGKNPGILISGHDLKDMEQLLEQSKGSGVDIYTHGEMIPANAYPSFKKYDHFVGNYGNSWWKQKEEFEKFNGPILMTTNCIVPPKGSYLDRLYTTSIVGYDGARHIDVKEDGTKDFSALIEQAKECQPPVELETGNIMGGFAHNAVLSVADKVIDAVKSGKISRFVVMAGCDGRHKEREYYTEFAKQLPESAVILTAGCAKYRYNKLDLGEIDGIPRILDAGQCNDSYSLVVIAQKLAEAFGMDDINELPISYNIAWYEQKSVAVLLALLSLGVKDMTIGPRLPAFVSPAVLDVLVDKFNITKNTTVEEDMERLL